The genomic interval GACGTTCGACGGGCAGATCCCCGGGCCGATGATCCGGGTCCGCCGCGGCGACACCGTCCGGGTGACCTTGACGAACGCCGAGGAGAACGCGATGCCGCACAACGTCGACTTCCACGCGTGTTACGGGCCCGGCGGCGGCGCCGAAGACACCACCGTCGCGCCCGGCGAGTCGGCGACGATCCAGTTCCGCGCGGAGTACCCGGGCGCGTTCATCTACCACTGCGCCGTCGCGAACATGGACTACCACATCGCTTCGGGGATGTTCGGCATGATCCTCGTCGAGCCGGAGGGCGGGCTCCCCGAGGTCGACCGGGAGTTCTACGTCGGTCAACACGAGATCTACACGGACAAACCCGCAGGCGAGAAGGGGCGACACAGCTTCGACCTCGCGTCGATGAAGGCGGAAGACCCCACGTACGTCGTACTCAACGGCCAGAAATACGGGCTCACGCCCGACCGATTCGGTGCGATGAGCGCCGAGACCGGCGAGACCGCACGCGTGTTCATGGTCACGGGCGGACCGAACCTCAACAGTAACTTCCACCCGATCGGCAACGTCTGGACCGACGCCTATCGAGACGGCGCGCTCGCGAGTGACCCCGAGCACTTCGTCCAGACGATGAACGTCCCGCCGGGCAGCTGTATGGTCGGCACGATGGACTTCCCGGTGCCCGAGAACATCAAACTCGTCGACCACGCGCTCTCGCGCGTCGCGCGCAAGGGCATGCTCGGAATCGTCTCGGTCGACGGCGAAGAGAACCCCGAGGTGTTCGATCCCTCGCCGTAGCGCCGCAACACCGGCAGTTACGAACGCGCCGCAGGAAGTCTGACCGTCGCCTCGCCGTCGCCGTCGGGACTCGTTCCGACGGTCAGCGAGCCGCCGTGAAACTCGATCACCCACTTCGAGAGCCACAGTCCGAGGCCGCTGCTGTGGCGCAGTTGCGTCTCGATCTCGTCGCCGTTGATCAGCGTGCGCTCGTCGTCCGGGAACCCGTCCCCGTCGTCGAGCACGCGGAGTTCGACTTCGTCGCCGACACGGCGTTCCGAGACCCGCACGTCTCCCGGGTCGCCGCCGTGCTCTATCGCGTTCTCGACCAGCTCGACGACCGCGTTCACGACGTAGTCGCCGCCGCGGACCGCTGGCTCGCCGTCCGAGTCGATCCGCAGCGAGGCGTCCGGATACTCGTCGCGCAGTGACCCCCGGCGGTCGTCGAGCGCGGCGCTCACCACCACCGAGGAGTCGGTGTCGGCATCGCCCTCAAGTAGCTCGTCGATGACTTTGACCCGCGACTGCGTCTCGCTCAGCTCCCGCCCGATCGACGCGATTTGCGCTGCCACCTCGTCGTTGCTCTCGGGGGTGTTCCCCGCGCCGGTCCCTCCGTCTCGGATGCGATCGCTGTACCCGACCAGCATCTGCGCGGCGTGGCGGAGGTCGTGACGGACGAACCGGTTCACGACGGCCGCCTTCCGCTGCTGGTCGGCGACCGTCCGCGCGCGGATCCGCCGCACGTCGTTGACCCCGATCAACACGTGAGCGAAGGCGCTCACGCCGACGATCACCGCGCCCGACAGCAGCGGCGCGGCGACGCGTCCGCCCTCGGCGAGTTGAAACGCGCTGACCAGCGCGAGCACGGCGACCGTCACTACCACGCCGAGCGTGTTCCAGGCGGCGACCCGAAGGAGGTGGTCGGAGGTAACCGAACTCCGATACAGCGCCGGTCCCGAAACCGCGAACGCGACGCCGAGCACGAGCACAGCACCGACGATGATTCCGCTCGAGATGCCTGACACGCCCCGAGACAAGTACGTTCCGCCGACTCCGACCAGGCCGAATCCAGTGACGCTGATCAACGCCGCCGCCATCCCCCGTCGCAAATCCATTAGACTGGGCACTCCAGCGAGCGTAAAAACGGCGTTGGTTTCGGTAGTCGAGACTGCGCGAACGAACACATTCGGGGATAGACCGACCCGAACGCCGCCAGTACTATTTCCCGATGAGCGTCGACACCGACCAGAGGGACGAGGAGACAGAGGGTGACACGGCGACAGCTTCCACCGAAACGGACGACGATGTCCACGACACCTCGTGGTCCGCGAAGCTGGAGGAGCCGAGGCACGCCGACGACAGAGCCGTCGTGGTGGCGGAGGCGATCGACGCCGTCGAACGGACGGCCGACGGCGTCCACGTGAATCTCGTCACGCACGGCGACCACGGCCACCCCGAGACGTACCTGTTCCCCGCGCTGGCCGAGCGGTTCGGCGACACCGCCGACTGTGAGTTCGTCGACCGCTGCGGGTGCGGCGGCTACGTCACGCGCGTCCGACGGTAACCGAGCAGTCGCGTTCGGCGGTTCGATAGCGTTCAACCTCAGCCGCTTCCGTACGCCGGGTAGTGTCCAGGATGACGGGTTCTCAACTGAGCGATCGGGTACCACCGATATCGTGAGCTACCCTTGGCGTCCTCGTTGACAGAATCCACCAGAGAGCGGCTGACCAGCGCGCTGCTCAGTCTTCGGTGGCCGCGAGTGGGGAGCGTTCGGGGTCGACGTCGAGCGTGTCTTCCGCGAACCGCTTGATCACCTTCCCCTCGGCGCGGTGGAGCCGCTCGCTCGCGGTCGACTTCGCGATCCCTTGCTTGTCAGCCAGTTCGGTCAGCGTCGTTTCCCGCGGGGTGTCGTAGTAGCCCGTCCGGATCGCCGCGGCGAGCAGCGTTCGCTGGCCCTCCGTGAGGAGGTCTTCTGCGTCGATGGCGTCGTGGACGTAGTCGACGACGTAGTCCATCCCCATCGTCTCCAAGGCGGTCGCGAACGCCGAGAGCCGGTCGCGCGATCCGGCGACGGTGAGCCGGGCGGTCCCGCCCGTGACCTCGACGGGATACTCGACGGGAAGCCGTGAGTCACGGAGCGGCAACAGGAGCCTGGGATCGGTCGTCTCGACTCGGATGATCGCCTCACGGACGTCCTCGGCCGCCCGCTGGAGTTCGACCTCCCCGACGCTATCGGCGGCTTCGATGTCGCGAACGACCGTCGGGGCGTCGTCGTCACGAAGCGCGACGAGCGCGACCCCGCCCTGTTCGGTCGGCAGGACCGATAGCACCGACAGCGTCGCATCCGGATGCGAACGGGTCACCTCAGCGACCCACACGTCCTCCGGGAGCGTCACCTCAAGCCGCGCGCGAGCCACACCGGATCACCTCTCCCCGTCGTGTTGCGTCGATGCCGGTCGACTCCCGCCGTCGGTTCGATATCCGACCTGCCCGGGTCCGTCGTCATCCTCGCCGAACAGGAGGACGAACAGCCCGAACACGAGCGGCGACAGCGCCGCGCCGATCCCCCCACCGAGCAGCAGCAGCGCGGGAGCGTCACCGGCGCCTCCGCCCCCGTCGGATCCGCCGCTCGCACCGCCGGCTGCCGACTCGTTCGTCTCGCCGCCAGCGTCCGTCGCGGTCGACGTCTCGGTACCGCCTGTCTCGGTGGCTCCGCCGTCGTCGCCCGATGCGCCGACCTCCGCGTCGCCGACGACGATGGCGCCCTTCATGCCCAGCGCCTTGTGCGGGGTACAGGCGTATCGGTAGACGCCCGCCTCCTCGGCGGTGTACTCGAACGTGTGCCCGGCCTCACCGACCAGCTCCGATTCGAAGGAGGCGTCGCCCTCGGCGACGACGTTGTGCGAACCGCCGTTCCCGGTCCACTCGAACGTGACGGTCGCTCCGGGGTCGACGCGGACTGCCGCAGGGCCGAAGCCGTACGCCCCGCCGTTGGCCTCCGTCCCGACTTCGACGGTCACTGCGTCGGCACCCGTCTCGTCGACGACGCCGTCGTAGTTGCTCACGTTCGAGAACCACTCCTCGAGTT from Halobaculum halobium carries:
- the nirK gene encoding copper-containing nitrite reductase, which gives rise to MMPTTRRTTLKALGTGAGGAALAGCAADAPTDEQTETARQTTEKASGKPTSSRVAADPTDVPAPIDRDTSETVEVDLTAREVRAEIEDGVVYDYMTFDGQIPGPMIRVRRGDTVRVTLTNAEENAMPHNVDFHACYGPGGGAEDTTVAPGESATIQFRAEYPGAFIYHCAVANMDYHIASGMFGMILVEPEGGLPEVDREFYVGQHEIYTDKPAGEKGRHSFDLASMKAEDPTYVVLNGQKYGLTPDRFGAMSAETGETARVFMVTGGPNLNSNFHPIGNVWTDAYRDGALASDPEHFVQTMNVPPGSCMVGTMDFPVPENIKLVDHALSRVARKGMLGIVSVDGEENPEVFDPSP
- a CDS encoding sensor histidine kinase, producing MDLRRGMAAALISVTGFGLVGVGGTYLSRGVSGISSGIIVGAVLVLGVAFAVSGPALYRSSVTSDHLLRVAAWNTLGVVVTVAVLALVSAFQLAEGGRVAAPLLSGAVIVGVSAFAHVLIGVNDVRRIRARTVADQQRKAAVVNRFVRHDLRHAAQMLVGYSDRIRDGGTGAGNTPESNDEVAAQIASIGRELSETQSRVKVIDELLEGDADTDSSVVVSAALDDRRGSLRDEYPDASLRIDSDGEPAVRGGDYVVNAVVELVENAIEHGGDPGDVRVSERRVGDEVELRVLDDGDGFPDDERTLINGDEIETQLRHSSGLGLWLSKWVIEFHGGSLTVGTSPDGDGEATVRLPAARS
- a CDS encoding CGCGG family putative rSAM-modified RiPP protein, with the translated sequence MSVDTDQRDEETEGDTATASTETDDDVHDTSWSAKLEEPRHADDRAVVVAEAIDAVERTADGVHVNLVTHGDHGHPETYLFPALAERFGDTADCEFVDRCGCGGYVTRVRR
- a CDS encoding helix-turn-helix domain-containing protein — encoded protein: MARARLEVTLPEDVWVAEVTRSHPDATLSVLSVLPTEQGGVALVALRDDDAPTVVRDIEAADSVGEVELQRAAEDVREAIIRVETTDPRLLLPLRDSRLPVEYPVEVTGGTARLTVAGSRDRLSAFATALETMGMDYVVDYVHDAIDAEDLLTEGQRTLLAAAIRTGYYDTPRETTLTELADKQGIAKSTASERLHRAEGKVIKRFAEDTLDVDPERSPLAATED
- a CDS encoding halocyanin domain-containing protein, producing MADSGTCSVSRRTVLRTALAGGTAAAVGGAATTPAAAQSSGELEEWFSNVSNYDGVVDETGADAVTVEVGTEANGGAYGFGPAAVRVDPGATVTFEWTGNGGSHNVVAEGDASFESELVGEAGHTFEYTAEEAGVYRYACTPHKALGMKGAIVVGDAEVGASGDDGGATETGGTETSTATDAGGETNESAAGGASGGSDGGGGAGDAPALLLLGGGIGAALSPLVFGLFVLLFGEDDDGPGQVGYRTDGGSRPASTQHDGER